From the genome of Pseudomonas sp. AB6, one region includes:
- a CDS encoding DUF1883 domain-containing protein, with the protein MKFVHQREHLNEDDIVVIECSQLCNIRLMNDANFRSFKNGGRHTYHGGAFDRFPAKIAAPSTGFWNITIDTAGRKADSGGGRKPEFTHTIKIVRRSATRLS; encoded by the coding sequence ATGAAATTTGTACATCAGCGCGAGCACTTGAACGAAGACGACATTGTCGTTATCGAGTGCTCCCAGCTCTGTAACATCCGCTTAATGAACGACGCCAATTTTCGCAGTTTTAAAAACGGCGGTCGTCACACCTATCACGGCGGCGCTTTTGACCGATTTCCAGCAAAAATAGCAGCACCGAGCACCGGCTTTTGGAATATCACAATTGACACTGCTGGCCGCAAAGCCGACTCCGGTGGCGGACGCAAGCCCGAGTTTACTCACACCATCAAAATCGTTCGTCGCTCGGCTACGCGGTTGAGTTGA
- the treZ gene encoding malto-oligosyltrehalose trehalohydrolase, with the protein MPMRTDKNWRHGAVMLDVEHTRFALWAPDAQSVSVEFDDQPSAMMLSQTNGWFVLETYCPAGTLYRYKIDDDLEVPDPASRAQSGDVHSSSRVINHSTYPWKHPEWAGRPWHEAVIYELHVGVLGGFAEVEKLLPRLAGLGITAIELMPLAQFPGDRNWGYDGVLPYAPQSSYGTPDQLKALIDAAHGHGLMVILDVVYNHFGPDGNYLGNYAKGFFREDIKTPWGAAIDFRRREVRDFFIDNALMWLLDYRFDGLRLDAVHQIKDPTFLKEFAAQVRQRIDAPRVVWLNLENEHNAASLLEEGFDAQWNDDGHNALHVLLTDESDAYYADFANDPTQKLARCLSEGFVFQGEDNRHGHQRGEPSGHLPPSSFVLFLQNHDQIGNRAYGERLPLLTPGAALRTATVLLLLSPMIPLMFMGDDWAASEPFLFFTSHHGELAKAVREGRRSEFADFPAFSDEKTRESIPDPNARSTFEKSRPAFDVVFLETDQGTDHQQWLALYKQLLSLRHQYIMPRLVGAEPLEANVLGRGALIARWRMGDGSVLRMDLNLGERAVDVFPCERGTVLFETPPHAAELSRHGTLNPYTAIVSLTAIDVLEEQDEQ; encoded by the coding sequence ATGCCTATGCGCACGGATAAAAACTGGCGCCACGGCGCTGTCATGTTGGATGTAGAACATACCCGGTTTGCCCTATGGGCGCCGGACGCCCAATCCGTAAGTGTCGAGTTTGACGACCAGCCGTCAGCAATGATGTTGTCGCAGACCAATGGCTGGTTCGTGCTGGAGACCTATTGCCCTGCCGGAACTTTGTATCGCTATAAGATCGACGATGATCTGGAAGTGCCCGATCCAGCCTCACGGGCTCAATCTGGCGATGTGCATTCTTCAAGCCGAGTAATCAATCACTCTACTTATCCGTGGAAACACCCTGAATGGGCAGGACGTCCGTGGCATGAAGCGGTTATCTATGAGCTGCATGTTGGTGTGCTTGGCGGTTTTGCCGAGGTCGAAAAACTGCTGCCGCGCCTTGCAGGACTAGGCATCACCGCCATCGAGCTAATGCCTTTGGCGCAATTTCCCGGTGATCGCAACTGGGGCTATGACGGAGTCCTGCCCTATGCGCCACAATCTTCCTACGGTACCCCCGACCAGCTAAAAGCCTTGATCGACGCCGCTCACGGGCACGGCTTGATGGTTATTTTGGACGTGGTCTACAACCATTTTGGGCCAGACGGCAACTACTTGGGCAATTACGCCAAGGGGTTTTTCCGCGAAGATATTAAAACGCCTTGGGGCGCTGCTATCGATTTTCGTCGCCGCGAAGTCCGCGATTTTTTTATCGACAATGCACTGATGTGGTTATTGGACTATCGCTTCGATGGTTTGCGACTGGATGCAGTGCACCAGATCAAAGACCCTACGTTTCTTAAAGAATTTGCAGCGCAAGTACGTCAGCGCATTGATGCGCCCAGAGTGGTTTGGCTGAATTTGGAAAATGAGCACAACGCGGCCAGTTTGCTGGAAGAAGGCTTTGATGCTCAGTGGAACGACGACGGGCACAACGCGCTGCACGTATTGCTAACCGACGAAAGCGACGCTTACTACGCTGACTTTGCCAACGACCCCACACAAAAACTGGCCCGTTGCCTAAGCGAAGGCTTCGTTTTCCAGGGCGAAGACAATCGTCATGGCCACCAACGGGGCGAACCGAGTGGGCATTTGCCGCCTAGTTCATTCGTGTTGTTTTTGCAAAATCACGACCAGATAGGTAATCGGGCGTACGGCGAACGTCTTCCGCTGTTAACCCCAGGTGCCGCTCTGCGCACCGCCACCGTGTTGTTGCTGCTGTCGCCGATGATCCCATTGATGTTCATGGGTGATGACTGGGCTGCTAGCGAACCGTTTCTGTTTTTCACCAGTCACCACGGCGAGTTGGCCAAAGCAGTACGTGAAGGTCGTCGTAGCGAATTTGCTGATTTTCCGGCGTTCTCCGACGAGAAAACACGCGAGAGTATTCCTGACCCAAATGCCCGAAGCACCTTCGAGAAGTCGCGTCCGGCCTTTGACGTAGTGTTTTTAGAAACCGATCAAGGGACCGATCACCAGCAGTGGCTCGCACTGTACAAGCAACTGCTTTCTTTGCGTCACCAATACATCATGCCGCGCCTTGTTGGAGCCGAACCTCTGGAGGCCAATGTGCTGGGCCGCGGAGCCCTGATTGCACGCTGGCGCATGGGCGATGGTAGCGTTTTACGCATGGACTTGAACTTGGGCGAACGTGCGGTTGATGTATTCCCCTGTGAACGCGGCACCGTACTTTTTGAAACTCCGCCGCATGCAGCAGAACTTTCTCGGCACGGCACCCTCAACCCCTACACGGCAATTGTCAGCCTGACAGCGATCGATGTTTTGGAGGAACAGGATGAGCAATGA
- a CDS encoding glycoside hydrolase family 15 protein, producing MAALIEDYALLGNCKTAALVAKDGSLDWLCFPRFDSPACFAALLGDSNNGRWKIAPSDPITCTERHYREGTLILETLFETDSGRAMLVDFMPTETGSSVVRIVVGLEGHVEFDMDLAIRFDYGSSVPWVEMKDPRTLTAIAGPEMLILHTPVELYALDHHTGSHFAVETGQRQVFVLSHQVSNHPVHSGIDGEVALKKTEHFWLKFSSRCPEVGQWSAQVKRSLITLKALTYEPTGGIVAAVTTSLPEQLGGERNWDYRFCWLRDATMTLLALMNLGYYEEADAWRSWLLRAVAGNPEQIQIMYGLGGERRLPEYELPWLAGYENSAPVRIGNAAATQVQLDVFGEVADAMVQASKGGLPRPPRSAAIIKVIMPFLETVWHRPDKGIWEMRAEPRHFTHSKVMAWVAFDRNSHLAEQSAENDEDRALAVHYRAIADEIHADVCLNGFDTQLGSFVQTYGSTSLDASLLQIALTGFLPANDPRVLGTVAAIEKALLQEGLLLRYDADRTVDGVSGHEGTFLVCSFWLADVYVLLGRYEDAVALFERLCGLCNDVGLLAEQYDPRGKRMLGNFPQAFSHIGIINTALNLHRSACPAVSRANGRSETAA from the coding sequence ATGGCCGCATTGATTGAAGACTATGCATTGCTAGGCAATTGCAAAACTGCCGCGCTAGTCGCCAAGGATGGTTCACTGGATTGGTTATGCTTCCCCCGATTTGATTCCCCTGCGTGTTTCGCAGCGTTGCTGGGCGATAGCAACAATGGTCGCTGGAAAATCGCTCCCTCAGATCCCATCACGTGCACTGAAAGGCATTACCGCGAAGGTACGTTGATTCTCGAAACTCTGTTTGAGACTGACAGCGGGCGCGCCATGCTGGTTGATTTCATGCCCACCGAAACGGGCAGTAGCGTGGTTCGAATCGTGGTCGGTCTGGAGGGCCACGTCGAGTTCGACATGGACCTGGCCATACGTTTCGATTACGGAAGCAGCGTACCGTGGGTTGAAATGAAAGATCCGCGCACACTCACAGCCATTGCCGGTCCGGAAATGCTAATTCTGCATACACCGGTTGAACTCTATGCTCTCGACCATCACACCGGCAGTCACTTTGCTGTCGAGACCGGCCAGCGTCAGGTGTTCGTGCTTAGCCATCAGGTGTCGAATCATCCCGTGCATTCCGGAATCGACGGCGAAGTGGCGCTGAAGAAAACCGAGCACTTTTGGCTGAAATTTTCCAGCCGCTGTCCAGAAGTGGGGCAGTGGTCAGCACAGGTCAAACGTTCGCTGATTACCCTCAAAGCGCTGACCTATGAGCCCACTGGCGGGATCGTTGCGGCGGTCACCACATCGCTGCCGGAACAGCTGGGCGGTGAGCGCAACTGGGATTACCGATTCTGTTGGCTGCGTGACGCTACCATGACCTTATTGGCGCTCATGAACCTTGGTTACTACGAAGAGGCCGATGCCTGGCGCAGCTGGCTGTTACGCGCAGTGGCGGGCAACCCAGAGCAGATCCAGATCATGTACGGCCTGGGTGGTGAACGACGACTGCCAGAGTACGAGCTGCCATGGCTGGCGGGCTACGAAAACTCGGCTCCAGTACGTATCGGCAATGCGGCGGCCACACAAGTGCAGCTGGATGTCTTTGGCGAAGTGGCCGACGCCATGGTCCAGGCCTCGAAAGGTGGTCTGCCCAGGCCGCCGCGCAGCGCTGCGATCATCAAGGTGATCATGCCGTTTCTGGAGACTGTCTGGCACCGTCCGGATAAAGGGATTTGGGAGATGCGTGCTGAGCCTCGGCATTTTACCCACTCCAAAGTCATGGCCTGGGTCGCCTTCGACCGAAATTCACACCTTGCTGAACAGTCTGCTGAAAACGATGAAGACCGTGCCCTGGCAGTCCATTACCGGGCCATCGCTGACGAGATTCATGCTGATGTGTGCCTTAACGGTTTCGATACCCAGCTAGGCAGCTTCGTGCAAACCTATGGTTCAACGTCATTGGACGCGAGCCTGTTGCAGATTGCCTTGACGGGTTTTTTGCCCGCCAACGATCCCAGAGTCTTGGGTACAGTGGCCGCCATCGAGAAGGCCCTGTTGCAGGAGGGTTTATTGCTGCGCTATGACGCTGATCGCACCGTGGATGGAGTGTCGGGCCACGAAGGGACATTCCTCGTGTGTTCGTTCTGGCTGGCCGACGTTTATGTACTTCTGGGCCGCTACGAAGACGCTGTTGCGTTGTTCGAGCGGCTATGCGGACTATGCAACGATGTGGGCCTGCTCGCCGAGCAATATGATCCGCGAGGAAAACGGATGCTGGGCAATTTTCCCCAAGCGTTCAGCCATATTGGCATCATCAATACCGCGCTGAATTTGCATCGCTCAGCGTGTCCGGCGGTGTCGAGGGCCAATGGTCGTAGCGAAACTGCAGCCTGA
- the alkB gene encoding DNA oxidative demethylase AlkB, producing MLKRIDSEPHTLSLFAEDVAQSPRTEPIGPRSFVLRGFALPLIDQLLTALQHVVEQCPFRHMTTPGGFTMSVALSNCGDVGWVTDRNGYRYTRTDPETGNPWPALPEVFMQLAQAAATECGFAGFTPDACLVNRYVPGAKMSLHQDKNERSYQWPVVSVSLGIAATFLFGGPERSAKAQRISLFHGDVVVWGGEDRLRYHGVLPLKLAHHPLLGDQRINFTFRKAE from the coding sequence ATGCTCAAGCGCATCGATTCAGAACCCCATACATTAAGTCTGTTTGCCGAAGATGTCGCTCAATCTCCCCGCACGGAGCCTATTGGTCCACGGTCATTTGTGCTGAGAGGCTTTGCGCTTCCGTTGATAGACCAACTGCTAACGGCGTTGCAGCACGTTGTCGAGCAATGCCCTTTTAGGCACATGACGACCCCCGGTGGTTTTACCATGTCGGTCGCGTTGAGCAACTGCGGCGACGTTGGCTGGGTCACCGATCGCAACGGTTATCGGTATACCCGAACCGATCCAGAAACTGGCAATCCTTGGCCAGCACTACCTGAAGTATTCATGCAATTGGCTCAGGCTGCAGCGACGGAATGTGGCTTTGCCGGATTCACCCCCGATGCTTGTTTAGTCAATCGCTATGTGCCCGGCGCGAAAATGTCTTTGCATCAAGATAAAAACGAACGCAGCTACCAGTGGCCAGTCGTTTCGGTTTCATTGGGTATTGCAGCGACCTTTCTATTCGGTGGACCGGAGCGGAGCGCCAAAGCCCAGCGAATTTCTCTATTCCATGGCGACGTTGTTGTGTGGGGGGGCGAAGACCGGCTGCGCTATCACGGTGTGCTACCGCTTAAATTAGCCCACCACCCCTTGCTAGGCGATCAACGCATCAACTTTACCTTTCGTAAAGCCGAGTAA
- the galU gene encoding UTP--glucose-1-phosphate uridylyltransferase GalU, translated as MIKKCLFPAAGYGTRFLPATKAMPKEMLPVVNKPLIQYGVEEALDAGLKEISIVTGRGKRALEDHFDISYELEHQIKGTDKEKYLVGIRRILDECSFSYTRQTEMKGLGHAILSGRPLIGDEPFAVVLADDLCVNLNGDGVLTQMVKLYNKYRCCIVAIQEVPADETQKYGVIAGEEIHPGLYRVSHMVEKPKPEDAPSNLAIIGRYILTPDIFKMIEDTPPGKGGEIQITDALMKMAEEGNVLAYKFKGQRFDCGGAEGYIDATNFCFENFYKTGKAY; from the coding sequence GTGATCAAGAAATGCTTGTTCCCAGCAGCCGGATACGGCACGCGCTTTTTGCCAGCGACAAAAGCCATGCCCAAGGAAATGCTGCCAGTGGTTAACAAGCCGCTGATCCAGTACGGCGTTGAAGAGGCACTTGATGCTGGCTTGAAAGAGATATCCATCGTTACCGGTCGTGGCAAGCGTGCTTTAGAAGACCACTTCGATATTAGCTATGAGCTTGAGCATCAGATCAAAGGTACCGACAAAGAAAAATATTTAGTCGGTATTCGTCGAATTTTAGATGAGTGCAGTTTTTCCTACACTCGCCAAACCGAAATGAAAGGTCTTGGCCACGCGATCCTCAGCGGTCGCCCTTTGATTGGTGACGAACCGTTCGCCGTAGTATTGGCAGATGACCTTTGTGTAAACCTTAACGGTGATGGTGTTTTGACCCAAATGGTCAAGCTCTACAACAAATACCGTTGCTGCATCGTTGCCATCCAAGAAGTACCGGCTGATGAAACTCAGAAGTACGGAGTTATCGCGGGGGAAGAAATTCACCCGGGCCTTTACCGTGTCAGCCACATGGTTGAAAAACCAAAGCCTGAAGACGCTCCTTCAAATCTGGCCATTATCGGGCGTTACATCCTGACTCCTGACATCTTCAAAATGATCGAAGACACCCCGCCTGGTAAAGGCGGCGAAATCCAGATCACTGACGCGCTGATGAAGATGGCGGAAGAGGGCAACGTACTGGCTTACAAATTCAAAGGTCAGCGTTTTGACTGTGGCGGCGCCGAAGGCTATATCGACGCGACTAATTTCTGTTTTGAAAATTTCTACAAAACCGGCAAAGCCTACTGA
- the gnd gene encoding phosphogluconate dehydrogenase (NAD(+)-dependent, decarboxylating): MQLGIIGLGRMGGNIARRLMLNGHTTVVFDRDESARVVLAKEGATAAVDLNELVARLEKPRAVWVMLPAGAPTEDTINTLSEMLEPGDVIIDGGNSFYKDDMRRAQMLTKKQLHYVDVGTSGGVWGLERGYCMMIGGDSAVVEHLDPLFDSLAPGYGSIERTKDRNATDDRAERGYIHAGPAGSGHFVKMIHNGIEYGMMQAFAEGFDILKMKNSENLPSEQRFDLNVADIAEVWRRGSVVSSWLLDLTADALATDPQLNAYSGNVADSGEGRWTIDAAMEQSVPVPVLSSALFARFRSRQESTYGDKMLSAMRFGFGGHKEGPK, encoded by the coding sequence ATGCAACTTGGGATTATTGGACTGGGCCGCATGGGCGGCAATATCGCAAGACGGTTGATGCTTAATGGCCATACAACGGTTGTGTTTGATCGCGATGAAAGCGCTCGCGTCGTGCTAGCTAAAGAGGGCGCTACCGCTGCGGTTGACCTCAATGAACTGGTTGCCCGGTTAGAAAAACCGCGTGCGGTGTGGGTCATGCTTCCGGCGGGCGCTCCTACCGAAGACACGATTAATACCCTAAGTGAAATGTTGGAACCCGGCGATGTAATCATCGACGGGGGCAACAGCTTCTACAAAGACGATATGCGTCGTGCCCAGATGCTGACTAAGAAGCAACTGCATTATGTTGATGTCGGTACGTCAGGAGGAGTGTGGGGTCTGGAACGCGGCTACTGCATGATGATCGGTGGGGACTCCGCCGTAGTTGAGCATCTGGATCCGCTATTCGATAGCCTTGCTCCCGGTTACGGTTCTATTGAGCGAACCAAGGATCGTAACGCCACCGATGACCGTGCCGAGCGCGGTTATATTCATGCTGGCCCGGCTGGTTCCGGACATTTCGTAAAAATGATTCACAACGGCATCGAGTACGGAATGATGCAGGCGTTCGCCGAAGGGTTCGACATTCTCAAGATGAAGAACTCGGAAAACTTGCCGTCTGAGCAACGCTTCGATCTCAATGTTGCCGATATCGCTGAAGTTTGGCGTCGGGGCAGCGTGGTTTCTTCTTGGCTGCTGGACCTAACCGCTGATGCGCTGGCCACTGATCCTCAGCTCAATGCTTACTCCGGCAATGTGGCCGACAGTGGCGAAGGTCGCTGGACCATTGATGCGGCGATGGAGCAATCAGTGCCAGTGCCAGTGCTCTCCAGCGCATTGTTTGCTCGATTCCGCTCGCGGCAGGAAAGCACCTATGGCGATAAAATGCTCTCAGCCATGCGGTTCGGTTTTGGCGGCCATAAAGAAGGACCAAAATAA
- a CDS encoding HAD family hydrolase, producing the protein MSAPAQPLIQFLLSDIDGTLLGPDHSLSQTNVDAINQLRAAGIHFTLASSRPPRAMLQQIEALGIDLPTVAFNGGLITHPDGRVLSAHRIPSAAARASLAMFTGQDCSVWVFADDQWLLRDLNGALVDHERKTLGYDPVLVSSFEPYLDRIDKIVAASADHQLLKNLEARLNPQIDGLAFASRSQLYYLDVNAVEANKGNALVTLAEFLGVPLTQTAAIGDGSNDVAMFHVAGLSIAMGQGEESVRSQADHVTGSNLEDGVATAIRRYILPG; encoded by the coding sequence ATGAGTGCCCCCGCGCAACCCCTCATCCAGTTTTTGCTTTCCGACATCGACGGCACGTTGTTAGGTCCTGACCACAGTCTGAGCCAGACCAATGTCGACGCGATCAATCAACTGCGTGCTGCCGGGATCCACTTTACGTTGGCTAGCAGTCGACCCCCCAGGGCCATGCTCCAGCAGATCGAAGCGTTGGGCATCGATCTGCCTACTGTGGCATTCAATGGTGGCCTGATCACCCACCCCGATGGCCGAGTGTTGTCCGCCCACCGTATTCCAAGTGCGGCGGCCAGAGCAAGCCTGGCGATGTTTACCGGCCAGGATTGCTCGGTGTGGGTCTTCGCCGATGATCAATGGCTATTGCGCGATCTCAACGGCGCGTTAGTTGATCATGAACGCAAGACATTGGGTTACGACCCAGTGCTGGTCTCCAGTTTTGAGCCGTATCTGGATCGAATCGACAAAATCGTTGCCGCCAGCGCCGATCATCAACTTTTGAAAAATCTGGAAGCACGGCTCAATCCGCAGATCGACGGCCTGGCGTTTGCATCAAGGTCGCAGCTGTATTACTTGGACGTGAATGCTGTTGAGGCTAACAAAGGCAACGCCTTGGTGACCCTTGCCGAATTTTTGGGAGTGCCGCTGACCCAGACTGCCGCCATTGGTGACGGCAGCAATGACGTGGCGATGTTCCATGTGGCCGGGCTGTCAATTGCCATGGGCCAAGGCGAGGAGAGTGTTCGCAGTCAGGCAGATCACGTCACTGGCAGTAATCTGGAGGACGGTGTGGCGACAGCCATACGGCGTTACATTTTGCCCGGCTAA
- the zwf gene encoding glucose-6-phosphate dehydrogenase yields MGLSRTKSNQAPNVAPPATLFLFGAHGDLVKRLLMPALYNLSRDGLLGHGVHIVGVDHNAISDADFAKKLEDFIRQEAANKVAEGAAEPLDPELWSDLASRISYVQGDFLDDSTYSDIGEKIKATGTGSAIFYLATAPRFFSEVAKRLGSSGLLVETDDCFRRVVIEKPFGSDLPSAVALNACLLKVMAEKQIYRIDHYLGKETVQNIMVSRFSNGLFESFWNNHYIDHIQITAAETVGVETRGSFYEHTGALRDMVPNHLFQLLAMVAMEPPAAFGADAVRGEKAKVIGAIRPWNEEEALANSVRGQYAESTVDDNSIAGYREEPNVASDSTTETYVALKVMIDNWRWVGVPFYLRTGKRLSARDTEIAICFKPAPYAQFRDTDVEQPKPNYLKIQIQPNEGMSFDLQAKRPGPTLDIVDIELGFAYKDFFEMLPSTGYETLIYDCLAGDQTLFQRADNIENGWRAVQPFLDAWAKHPQVEQYKAGEEGPAAADELLKRDGFEWRCIG; encoded by the coding sequence ATGGGACTGTCGCGTACAAAGTCCAATCAAGCGCCTAACGTTGCCCCGCCAGCCACACTGTTTCTGTTCGGTGCTCACGGTGATTTGGTCAAGCGGTTGCTGATGCCGGCGCTGTACAACCTCAGTCGTGATGGTCTGCTGGGCCACGGCGTCCACATTGTTGGCGTTGACCATAATGCGATCAGCGATGCCGATTTCGCGAAGAAGCTCGAAGATTTTATTCGCCAAGAGGCGGCAAACAAAGTCGCCGAAGGCGCAGCCGAGCCGCTGGACCCCGAATTGTGGAGCGATCTGGCTAGCCGCATCAGCTATGTGCAGGGTGACTTCCTAGACGATTCGACCTACAGCGACATCGGCGAGAAAATTAAAGCTACCGGCACCGGCAGTGCTATTTTTTATCTGGCCACCGCACCGCGTTTTTTCAGCGAAGTCGCCAAGCGATTGGGTTCGTCGGGATTGCTGGTCGAGACCGATGACTGCTTCCGACGCGTAGTGATCGAGAAGCCGTTTGGTTCCGATTTACCCAGCGCGGTGGCCCTTAATGCCTGTCTGCTAAAGGTGATGGCCGAGAAACAGATCTACCGGATCGACCATTACCTAGGCAAAGAAACCGTCCAGAATATTATGGTCAGCCGTTTCTCCAACGGATTGTTCGAATCGTTCTGGAATAACCATTACATCGACCACATTCAAATCACCGCCGCCGAAACCGTAGGTGTTGAGACTCGAGGCAGCTTTTACGAGCATACCGGTGCGTTGCGCGACATGGTGCCCAACCACTTGTTCCAGCTGCTGGCGATGGTTGCTATGGAGCCACCAGCCGCTTTCGGTGCCGATGCGGTACGCGGCGAAAAAGCCAAGGTCATTGGCGCTATTCGCCCTTGGAATGAGGAAGAGGCGCTGGCCAACTCGGTACGCGGACAGTACGCAGAAAGCACGGTGGACGACAACAGCATTGCCGGTTATCGGGAAGAGCCCAATGTAGCTTCGGACAGCACCACTGAGACATACGTAGCACTGAAGGTGATGATCGACAACTGGCGCTGGGTGGGTGTGCCGTTTTACCTGCGCACCGGCAAGCGCTTGAGTGCCCGCGACACTGAAATTGCGATCTGCTTCAAACCCGCGCCGTATGCTCAATTTCGCGATACCGACGTTGAGCAGCCAAAGCCCAACTACCTGAAGATTCAGATTCAGCCTAACGAGGGCATGTCGTTCGACCTACAGGCAAAGCGCCCAGGGCCAACGCTGGACATCGTAGACATCGAATTAGGGTTCGCTTACAAGGACTTCTTCGAGATGTTGCCGTCAACCGGCTATGAAACCTTGATTTACGACTGCTTGGCTGGCGATCAAACCTTGTTCCAACGCGCGGATAACATTGAAAACGGTTGGCGCGCCGTGCAGCCATTCCTGGATGCCTGGGCCAAGCATCCTCAAGTCGAGCAGTACAAAGCGGGTGAAGAGGGGCCTGCTGCTGCCGATGAGCTGTTGAAACGTGACGGCTTCGAATGGCGCTGCATCGGATGA
- the glgA gene encoding glycogen synthase GlgA — MISAAVKTQKGESFHQPASEPTHLPVFASTSAPLMLPTSQPTVTTLTNRRKILFVTSELADLVKTGGLGDVSAALPRAMRHLHDVRVLIPGYPQVLNSGNPIHVISELSGYAALPPCKIGRMDMKDGLVIYVLICPELYEREGTPYGDNNGRDWSDNHIRFARLGLAAADFAAGAVKTQWCPELVHAHDWPAGLAPAYMKWRGQSTPSIFTIHNLAYQGTVSTGCNRELGIPDQALGAEGMEFYGKLSFIKAGMAYASHITTVSATYAKEITTPAFGCGLEGFLQSKAEQGLLSGIPNGIDASWDAATDEHLICRFEPNEWQRKEINADYVRELFELKPSKGPLFAVVSRLVFQKGLDLTIGVAEHIVNSGGQIAIIGRGEPEEEDAMRALALRFPGQVSVRVGFNETDARRMFAGSDFLLMPSRYEPCGLSQMYAQRFGSLPVARNTGGLADTIEDGVTGFLFEDATIESYAEALTRAIKVFANPELLNAMRCRAMAAPFNWHQAVEPYAELYQELLKKNVGATVHN, encoded by the coding sequence ATGATTAGCGCCGCTGTCAAAACCCAGAAGGGAGAGAGTTTTCATCAGCCGGCCAGCGAGCCGACCCATCTGCCGGTCTTCGCATCGACGAGCGCTCCACTGATGCTGCCGACCTCACAGCCGACGGTTACGACCCTGACGAATAGAAGAAAGATCCTATTCGTGACGTCGGAGTTAGCTGATCTGGTGAAAACCGGAGGGCTTGGCGATGTATCTGCTGCACTGCCGCGAGCCATGCGTCACCTGCACGATGTCCGAGTGCTGATTCCTGGCTATCCACAAGTATTAAATAGCGGAAATCCGATTCACGTTATTAGTGAGTTAAGCGGTTATGCCGCTCTACCGCCGTGCAAAATTGGCCGGATGGATATGAAAGACGGTCTGGTCATTTATGTCCTGATCTGCCCCGAGTTATACGAGCGCGAAGGTACGCCTTATGGTGACAACAACGGCCGTGACTGGTCGGACAACCATATTCGCTTTGCTCGATTGGGCCTTGCCGCCGCTGATTTTGCTGCAGGTGCGGTAAAAACCCAATGGTGCCCCGAGTTGGTTCATGCCCACGACTGGCCTGCCGGCCTGGCACCTGCCTACATGAAGTGGCGTGGGCAGAGTACCCCGAGCATTTTTACGATTCATAATCTTGCGTATCAAGGGACGGTCAGTACCGGTTGTAATCGTGAGTTGGGTATTCCCGATCAGGCCCTTGGTGCCGAAGGCATGGAGTTCTACGGCAAGCTTTCGTTTATCAAGGCTGGCATGGCGTACGCCAGTCACATCACCACCGTCAGCGCGACCTACGCCAAGGAAATCACCACCCCGGCGTTCGGTTGCGGGCTTGAGGGGTTTTTACAAAGCAAAGCCGAGCAAGGCCTACTGAGCGGCATTCCAAACGGCATCGATGCCAGTTGGGATGCCGCTACGGATGAACACTTGATTTGCCGGTTTGAGCCCAATGAATGGCAGCGCAAGGAAATCAACGCCGACTATGTGCGTGAACTGTTTGAGCTTAAACCGTCGAAGGGGCCGCTCTTTGCAGTTGTTTCACGGTTGGTGTTCCAAAAAGGGCTGGACCTGACCATTGGTGTAGCTGAGCACATAGTCAATTCGGGCGGTCAAATCGCGATTATCGGCCGCGGCGAACCAGAGGAAGAAGACGCGATGCGTGCTTTAGCGCTGCGCTTTCCCGGTCAGGTCAGCGTTCGCGTCGGGTTCAATGAAACCGATGCCCGCCGAATGTTCGCAGGCAGCGACTTTCTATTGATGCCTTCGCGCTACGAACCCTGCGGCTTGAGCCAAATGTACGCTCAGCGTTTCGGTTCATTGCCGGTAGCGCGTAATACCGGTGGCCTGGCTGACACCATTGAGGATGGTGTCACCGGTTTCTTGTTTGAAGACGCCACCATAGAAAGCTACGCGGAGGCACTAACCAGGGCGATCAAAGTGTTCGCAAATCCCGAGCTTCTCAATGCAATGCGTTGCCGCGCAATGGCCGCACCCTTCAACTGGCATCAAGCGGTTGAACCTTACGCAGAGCTGTACCAGGAGCTTCTGAAAAAGAATGTGGGTGCAACTGTCCACAATTAA